The window CGCACAGCTCGCGAGCCGCAACGTCTCAGCACACCTCGGCAAAGATCTGCCCGACGGCGAGATCTGGGTCTACTCGCCCGAGGTCGATGACGCCGTCGCACGCATAGCTAAAGGCCCGGGCGATATGGTCGTGCGCATCGTCGCAGCGGGCAATCTCGTGCGCGGCGAAGCCGTGCGCGCCGCCCTCGACTTGCATCCGAACAGCATCGTCTATCGGCAGGGAGAATTCATCCTCGCGCAATCGTACCGTCTGACGGGTACGGGCGGTGCGCAGGCATCACAGGAAGTCGTCATGGACTTCTTGAAGCGCGTGAATGCCGCTGCTTCGGCACACGGCATTCTGCCCGATCCGATCCGCGGCACGGTCGGCGTCATCGATGGTGAGCAGATGTATGGCATCATGCAGACACTCGAACCGCTTTACGGCATGATCCTCCTCTCCGCCTATGCGCGAGATGACACCGATGCACTCGGTCCTCTGCGGCTCAACATCAAGGTTGAGCGAGCAGCCGAATGATGGAGAACGGGACGCTCGCCGCCGTCGATCCCGGTCGCGAGAAGTGCGGGATTGCGGTTCTCGATGTACACGGCGTGGTGCTTTTCCAAAAAGTGATCGAGACGCTTAATCTTGCGCGTGAAATCAACGATAAACATTCTAGGTATGCGTTTACTGTTCTTGTGCTTGGAAACGGCACGACGAGCAAGGAAGCGAAGGAACGCATAGAAGAGGCCGTGCCTGGTTTGCGCGTGGTGCTTGTCGACGAGTACCGTACGACGGACATGGCGAAGCGGGCGTACTGGCAGGCACGTCCGCCGCGTGGCTGGCGGAGGCTTCTGCCCGCCTCGATGCTCGTGCCGCCCGAGCCTGTCGATGATTTTGTTGCCATCATCCTTGCACGGCGCTTTCTTGAAAAAGCGCCGTTAAGCGATGTTTGAGAGCAGGAAACCTGGTTTCCGCAAATGTTAAAGATGTGTTGACGAACCTTTGGGCAGCACAATCCTTCCACAATGAAAAGGAGAGTTCACATGGCAGAAAAAGAAGAAAACCTCGAGGTAGAAACGAAAGGCGCGAAGAAGACGGCGAAGGCAGCAAAGGCAGCAGAGGCAGTAGAGACTGCGGAAGCTGTCAAATCCGAAAAAGCCGCGAAGTTTGACGCGATGCTCAAGGAGCTTGACATTCAGGCGTTCCAGAAGCAGGAAGTCGGCGATGAGTACGGTACGGTGCTCTACCGCTCCTCGATGGAAATCAAGGGGCAGTTCCTGCCCGTCATCGTCATCCTTGACGCCTCCATCTATGGGATTGTGCGCGTCATCGTCGGCAGCAAGGTCGTCAACGAGAAGAACGAGAGCGACCTCGCAGCATACATCAACGAGATGAACAGCCGCTACAAGGTGTTCAAGTACTACACGGTGGAAGACGGCAGCCTCGTCCTCGATGCCTGCCTGCCCGCCTCCGACGAGGGATTCGAGCCGGACATCGTGCGCACGATTCTCGACGTCATCCTGCAGCACCTCGATGAGACCTTCGGCGATACGATGAAGACCATCTGGGCGGACAACTGAGAAACGAATCAAGAGGGGCTGCTCCGAAAAGCGAGATTTCGCTTCTTGGAGCAGCCCTCTTTGCTTGGGAAACGCATGAAAAAACTGCCGCAAGCCTTCTGGCTTGCGGCAGTTTTTTTCGTGCAAATCAGCCCGCGGTGACAGCTTCGTTCAGACCCTTCATCAAGGCGTCGATGTCGATGCCGTGCGCGAGTGCACCCTGCTCGATGTTCTCGAAGTGCGAGGCGGCGCAGCCGATGCAACCCATGCCGGCACTCATGAATACGGGAACGGTGGCGGGATATTTCTGGACAACCTCTCCGATGCCCATATCTTTCGTTATGGTCATACAAAAACCTCCTTTGTTACAGGGAAACTCCCAAGAAGCCGACAGAAGTCAGCCGGTTGATTGGTTCCATGTAAGGGCGAGTATACGGCAGAGCCGCATACGAAAAACACCTTACTACTGGCTAGATTATATCATGTTTCCTAGCCGATAGCTAGAGGATATTTCGATTCTTGAGAATAGTTGCTGTCATGTTGCGTGGAACGCGGCGCATCTATCGGATGCAAAAAGGAGCTGTCATACATGCTTGCGACAGCTCCTTTTCGTATTTTGCATTTCGTACGCTATGCCTGCCAGTAGTGGGCGTGCGACTGACGATAGGCAGCGGAATCCTTGCTCTTGATCTGTGCGTCCAACTGGCGCAGCTGCTGCTGAAGCGCCGCCTTCTCATCGGGTGAGGCTGCTTCGGCGAGCTGCGCCTGCATCTGCTGCTTCTTGGCCTTGAGCTTCTGAATCTCGTCGTCCACGTTCTTGTCGGAGGACATCGTCACCTCTTGGCCGTCCTCTGCGGCTTTCGCCGCAGGAGCCGCGCTCGCATTCGCATCTGCGTCCTCGGCAGGGGCAGGGGCGTCGGATGCCGGCGCGTTGGCTGCCTGGACTCCGTACGCCTGCGCGGCTCGCATCTGGTTGATGCCGAGCTGCAGTGAAGCGAGTTCCTTCTGCCTGTTTTGCATGGCCTCCGGATTCGTCAGCCGAAGCGCTTCTATGGGATGGTTTGTCGCATAGTCAAGCTCGCGCTCCATGCGCTGTGCTGCCGACTGCGCCTTTGCTGCGAACGCGCCGCTCTCTTTCGACTGCTGCAGCGATGCTCCTGCAGAAAGCAGATCGGCGAGGCGTGCATCTTCTCGGCTCTTCTTGTCGACCTTTTTGTCCTGGACGCTCGCCGTGCCGAAGCGGTCACGAGCGCTGCCGGACGCATCGCTTTCGTCCTCGCTCTTCTTGTCCGCCCGCATCGCTTCCGCCATTTGCTTCTGCAAATCGGCAAGCTGCTGCATCATCGTTTTCAGCAGGGCGTCCTTCGCCTCCGGGCGCATCTCGTCGTTGCCCTTGACTTCTTCGATGCGTGCCTGCAAGCGTGAAATGTTTTCCTCCAAGGGATTAGCTTTTTTCGAGCTGGCAGGATTTGCAGCAGGAGCGCCGTTGGACGACTGCACGAGATTTTCCGTTTTGTTCTGCATGGCTGCAGCAGTCATGCCGCCTGCAGCACGGCGATGCGGGACGGGCGACATCAAAAATCTGGATATCTGCATGATGACCCTCCTCATTAAAAAAAGATTAGACTTCTTCCCTTGATTTATTCGTTTATTTGGGAGGAAAACTTAAGTGGCTGCTGCCTTAGGGCGAATTTTCCTTGCATTTTTCCACAACTGCGCTATAATGAATATTGCAAAAGGGGAGTCCACGAATGGGCTGAGAGGGAGCTTTTCGCTCCGACCCGAAACCTGATTTGGATCATGCCAACGTAGGGAATAGAGGGCGATTTTGACCGCATACACCACTTTGGCGTGTGCGGTTTTCTTTTTGGGAGGGATGAAGATGGTGAAGGTCAATGGCGAGGATACTGCGGCGGACGGCAGGATGCTCTTGGACTATCTGCGAGAAGCCGGCTATGTGCCCGCACGCATCGCCGTCGAGAGAAACGGCGAGATCGTGCCGCGGGCGACGTATGAATCGGTGCGGCTTGCGGCAGGCGATGTCGTGGAGATCGTGAGCTTCGTCGGCGGCGGCTGAGGCGATGCGGCGCGGGCGCACAGCATTTCTGCGTGGGTGCGCTGTTGATGGAGGGAAGGCTTCTCCCAAAGGGAGGGCGAAGGGGGAAATCGTATGGAAAAGAAGCAAGGGGAAGACATGTTGAAGCTTGGCGGCAAAATGTTCCGCTCGCGCTTCATCCTCGGCTCGGGCAAGTATTCGCTCGAACTCATCCGCGCCGCCGTGGAAAATGCGGGCGCGGAGATGGTGACGCTCGCCGTGCGGCGCACGAATACGCGCGAAGGGCAGAGTATCCTCGATTACATTCCTGAGCATGTGACGCTCCTGCCGAACACGTCGGGCGCACGCACGGCAGAGGAGGCGGTGCGCATCGCACGCATGGCGCGCGAGCTTGGCTGCGGCGACTTCGTCAAGGTGGAAATCATGCGCGACGCGAAGTATCTTCTGCCGGACAACGAGGAGACGGTTCGCGCGACGAAATTGCTTGCCGCTGAGGGCTTTACCGTCCTGCCGTACATGTTTCCCGACCTCTATGCGGCGCGTGCCCTTGAGGCGGCGGGAGCGGCGGCAGTCATGCCGCTCGCCGCTCCCATCGGCTCGAATCAAGGGCTGCAGGCGAAAGCGTTCATCAAGATTCTCGTCGAGGAGATCGACGTGCCGATCATCGTCGATGCGGGCATCGGCAGGCCGTCGGAAGCGTGCGAGGCGATGGAACTCGGCGCTGCCGCCGTCATGGCGAATACGGCGATCGCGACGGCGGGCGACGTGGCGCGGATGGCGGGGGCGTTCAAGTCGGCGATCGAGGCAGGGCGCGCGGCGTATCTTGCGGGACTTGGGAGAGTCCTAGAGCGCGGCGCGGCCGCTTCCGATCCGCTGACGGGATTTCTGCACGAGGAAGAGGCGACGAGATGAGAGAAGATGCAAGCTACTTCATAGATTCGGCGCGCTTGAGCGGCACGGCGCTTGAAAGGAAGCATCGGCTGGAAAACGATCCGGCGAGCCGCACGGACGTCATGGCGTATGCGAGCGATATGGAGCGGATTGATTCCGATGTGCGCGAAAAGGTGCTTTCTGCGGCAGCGGAGTACGATCCTGCCGCTTACAGTGCCGCCGACGTCGAGCGTACTCTCGCGCACGAGCGGTGCAGCATCGAGGACTTCGCGGCGCTCCTTTCTCCTGCCGCCGCGCCCTTTTTGGAACGCATGGCGAGGCGTGCCCAGCGGGAGACGGGGCGTCACTTCGGCAACACGGTCTACGTCTTCACGCCGCTTTACATTGCGAATTACTGCGACAATTACTGTATTTACTGCGGCTTCAATCGCTACAACGACATCGTGCGCCGAAGGCTCACGGAAGCGGAGATCGCGCGGGAGATGGAGGTCATCGCGGCGTCGGGCATCGAGGAGATCTTGCTGTTGACGGGCGAAAGCCCCGCGATGAGCGACATCGCCTACATCGGCGAGGCGTGCCGTCTGGCGCGGCGGCATTTCCGCAATGTCGGACTCGAAATCTATCCCGTGAATACGGTGGACTATTGCTATCTGCACGAGTGCGGTGCGGACTATGTGACGGTGTTTCAGGAGACGTATGACGCCGTGCGCTACGAGGAGCTTCACCTCGCGGGCCGAAAGCGCGTCTTTCCCTATCGTTTCGAGGCGCAGGAACGCGCCATCCTCGGCGGCATGAGGGGCGTCGGCTTCTCAGCTCTTCTGGGACTCGCCGACTTTCGGCGCGACGCCTTGGCGACGGCGCTGCACGTCTACTTCCTGCAGCGCAAATATCCGCATGTCGAATACTCGCTCTCCTGTCCAAGGCTTCGCCCCATCGTCAACAATGCGGGAATCAACCCGCGCGACGTACACGAAAGGGAGCTTTGCCAAGTGCTATGCGCCTATCGCATCTTTCTGCCCTATGTCGGCATCACGGTTTCCTCGCGCGAATCGGCGAGCTTTCGCGACGGTATCGTGAAGATCGCGGCGACGAAGGTGTCGGCGGGCGTCTCGACGGGCATCGGCGACCACGAGGAGAAGTACGAGGGAAAGGAAGCGCGGGCGGCGGGTGACGAGCAGTTTGAAATCGCCGACGCTCGCTCGCTCGCTGAGATGTACGCAGGACTCTCGCGCGGCGGTCTGCAGCCCGTGCTGAACGATTACGTCTATGTATAGGGGAAGAATCATCGCATGCATCACGAATCGCCGTCTGGTCGAGGGCGATTTCCTCGCGCAGATCGAGTGCGTCGCCGCGATGGAGCTGGTGGACTGGATCATCGTGCGCGAAAAGGACTTGAACGTGGAGGAGTATCGGATGCTTTTCGCAAAGGTCGCACGCATCGCGCATAAGGGCGGCAAGAAGTGTCTCGCGCACGGTCGGATTGCGCTCGGCGTGATGTCAGAACTCGGCGCGGACGGCATCCATCTGCCGCTCGATGCCTTGCGCGAATGGCGAGCGGCGAGCGGGCGGCGGTCAGCGCCGCAAGCGGGCGCTGTGCAGCTCGTTGGCGCATCGGCGCACTCCGCCTCCGAGCTTGCCGAAGCCGCCGCCCTTGGCGCAGACTACGCGACGCTCAGTCCCATCTTCGCCACGGCGTGCAAGCCGGGTGTTGCCCCTCTCGGCACGGCCGCCCTCGCCGCCGCCTGCAAGGCGTCGCCGCTCCCCGTATTCGCGCTCGGCGGCATCGGCATGGACAAGCTCGACGCTTGCATCGAAGCCGGCGTGGCGGGCTGCTGCATGATGTCGGAGCTGATGCGGTGCATTTATTCGATCCGCGCTGTACCTTTAGGGCTTGAGTTCTTGAAGGTTCATGGTACAATAAAATAGAAGGGCGGGAAAGGACGATGTCCTTTCCCGCCATATCCTTTTGTGCTGCTTTCAAGGAGGTGAAAGCGGCGCCTTGCCTGTGCGATGCGTCGCGAAGTGTATGGGAATCTTATTTATCGGAGGAATTGTTGGCGCCGTTGTGCTGGTCGTCGTGCTCTTGGCGATTTTAGCAGGCGGCTATGTGAAGGCTTCGCCGTCGACGGCACTCATTATTTCCGGCATCAAGAAGCGCCCGCGTATCCTCATCGGGCGGGGCGGAGCGCGCATCCCTTTCTTTGAGCGCATGGACAAGCTTTTCCTCGGGCAGATTTCTGTGGACATCAAGACGGAGACACCCGTGCCGACGAACGATTACATCAAT of the Selenomonas sputigena genome contains:
- a CDS encoding resolvase, giving the protein MMENGTLAAVDPGREKCGIAVLDVHGVVLFQKVIETLNLAREINDKHSRYAFTVLVLGNGTTSKEAKERIEEAVPGLRVVLVDEYRTTDMAKRAYWQARPPRGWRRLLPASMLVPPEPVDDFVAIILARRFLEKAPLSDV
- a CDS encoding YbjN domain-containing protein, producing MAEKEENLEVETKGAKKTAKAAKAAEAVETAEAVKSEKAAKFDAMLKELDIQAFQKQEVGDEYGTVLYRSSMEIKGQFLPVIVILDASIYGIVRVIVGSKVVNEKNESDLAAYINEMNSRYKVFKYYTVEDGSLVLDACLPASDEGFEPDIVRTILDVILQHLDETFGDTMKTIWADN
- a CDS encoding DUF1858 domain-containing protein → MTITKDMGIGEVVQKYPATVPVFMSAGMGCIGCAASHFENIEQGALAHGIDIDALMKGLNEAVTAG
- the thiS gene encoding sulfur carrier protein ThiS produces the protein MVKVNGEDTAADGRMLLDYLREAGYVPARIAVERNGEIVPRATYESVRLAAGDVVEIVSFVGGG
- a CDS encoding thiazole synthase, which codes for MEKKQGEDMLKLGGKMFRSRFILGSGKYSLELIRAAVENAGAEMVTLAVRRTNTREGQSILDYIPEHVTLLPNTSGARTAEEAVRIARMARELGCGDFVKVEIMRDAKYLLPDNEETVRATKLLAAEGFTVLPYMFPDLYAARALEAAGAAAVMPLAAPIGSNQGLQAKAFIKILVEEIDVPIIVDAGIGRPSEACEAMELGAAAVMANTAIATAGDVARMAGAFKSAIEAGRAAYLAGLGRVLERGAAASDPLTGFLHEEEATR
- the thiH gene encoding 2-iminoacetate synthase ThiH, which produces MREDASYFIDSARLSGTALERKHRLENDPASRTDVMAYASDMERIDSDVREKVLSAAAEYDPAAYSAADVERTLAHERCSIEDFAALLSPAAAPFLERMARRAQRETGRHFGNTVYVFTPLYIANYCDNYCIYCGFNRYNDIVRRRLTEAEIAREMEVIAASGIEEILLLTGESPAMSDIAYIGEACRLARRHFRNVGLEIYPVNTVDYCYLHECGADYVTVFQETYDAVRYEELHLAGRKRVFPYRFEAQERAILGGMRGVGFSALLGLADFRRDALATALHVYFLQRKYPHVEYSLSCPRLRPIVNNAGINPRDVHERELCQVLCAYRIFLPYVGITVSSRESASFRDGIVKIAATKVSAGVSTGIGDHEEKYEGKEARAAGDEQFEIADARSLAEMYAGLSRGGLQPVLNDYVYV
- a CDS encoding thiamine phosphate synthase; translation: MYRGRIIACITNRRLVEGDFLAQIECVAAMELVDWIIVREKDLNVEEYRMLFAKVARIAHKGGKKCLAHGRIALGVMSELGADGIHLPLDALREWRAASGRRSAPQAGAVQLVGASAHSASELAEAAALGADYATLSPIFATACKPGVAPLGTAALAAACKASPLPVFALGGIGMDKLDACIEAGVAGCCMMSELMRCIYSIRAVPLGLEFLKVHGTIK